The nucleotide sequence GTAACTCTTACCTCGATCGATATGGCCACATTTCCCGAAATTCTCACCAACTCCCGCTTCTATCTGGAGCTCAAGCTGGATGGCAGCAAAGAGCCGGTGGATGGTTACTTTATGGAGTGCAGCGGGTTTCAATACTCGCAAGAGGTAACTGAGATTGTGGAGGTTACCCCGCAAAAGTGGGGTAAGAATGGCAATTCGCGAGGGCGCTTGGCGCGCACGAAGATCCCGGGTCATGTCACCTTTAGCAATCTCACCTTGAAGCGCGGTCTCACCACGTCGAGTAGCTTGTGGGATTGGGTCGAGAAGGTGGAGGAGGGCAATTGGAGCGAACAGCGGCAGAAGGGATCGCTGACGATTTACAATCAAGCAGCCAAGCAGCAGGTGCGATGGGAGTTTCAGCGGGCTTGGCCAGTCAGCTATCAGATCTCGGATCTAGATGTCAAAAGTGGCGACTTCAATATCGAAGAGATCGAACTTGCCGTTGAAGATCTCAGACGCGTTCGGGTACCAGCATCGTGATGCAACTCAATAACCCTTTGAACTTGGAGGGATCGCCCCAGCAAGACACTGCACCGCCAGAGCAGCGTCGGAGGCCGCAAGTGGCTGGGCTGCAAACGGAGTTCGAGTTTGAATTGCCGAAGGGGTATGTGGATGCGGAGGGGACGCTCCATCGTCAGGGGGTGATGCGGTTGGCTCGGGCGATGGACGAGATCGTACCGCTGCGCGATCCGCGCGTGAAGGCCAATCCGGCTTATGCCACGGTGGTGATTTTGGCACGGGTGATTGTGCGGTTGGGGGCTTTGAGCGAGGTGTCTCCAGCCGCGATCGAAGATTTATTTGCCTGCGATTTGAATTATTTGCAGAAGTTTTACCGTCAGATTAACGAATTGGAAGAGGATTAGACGGTTGCTCCAGTGAAGCAAGCTTGAGGCTGCGAACATGACCCCATTGGCCCTATCGGAACCTGCGAGTTTGGACTTACCCACCACAGCATTTGAGTTCCAGTTGCCGCGCGGTTTGCTGGACGATGCCGGACAGGTACACCAGCAGGGACGCATGCGCTTGGCGACGGCGCGGGACGAGTTGGCGATGCAGAAAGATGTCAGGGTGAGGCAAGAGCCTGCCTATGGAACTCTCATCCTGTTAGCCCGCACGATCGCCCAGCTAGGCTCGCTGACCGCTGTGACTGCCGAAGATTTAGAGAATCTCTTTGCCAGCGATTTGGCCTATTTGCGCGAGTTCTACAACCGCATCAATCAGCAGGGGCACCCGTACGTTCCGACCCAGTGCCCCCAATGCAGTCACGCGTTTGAGGTGGAGTTAACACTGTCGGGGGAGTCTTAGGCTACCCCTCGGAACAACTGCACCAGGAGGTAGCCTTTCTCGCCCTGCACTGTCATTGGTCGCTGCAGGAAATTCTGGACTTGGAACATCGCGATCGCCGTCGCTGGGTGCAAGAGGTCGCCCAGCTACGGGGGCGAGGGAGTGGCGAGGGCTAATGAGCGCGCTCCCTTTAGTCACCCTACTGACAGATTTTGGCACCCAGGATGTTTATGTCGCAGTCATGAAAGGGGCGATCGCCAGCCTCAACCCCCAGCTTGCGATTGTGGATCTGACCCACCACATTCCCCCCCAAGATCGCTTCGCAGCTCGCTTTCAGTTGATGAACGCCGTCCCGTACTTCCCGGCAGGAACGGTGCATGTGGCGGTGGTGGACCCGGGGGTGGGCACGGCGCGGCGAGGGGTGGCGATCGCGATCGCGCCCGGATTCCTGGTGGGGCCGGATAACGGTCTGTTTAGTGGCGTACTCGAACAGTTTGAGGCGATCGCGGCGGTGGAGTTGACCGAACCGACCTACTGGCGGGTGCCCCAACCCAGTTCCACCTTTCACGGACGCGATATTTTTGCCCCGGTGGGGGCGCATTTGGCCAGTGGGGTGCCGTTGAATGCGCTGGGGAGAGCGATCGATCTGGGTTCGTTAGTGGAGCTGCCGGGGCTGG is from Synechococcus sp. PCC 7336 and encodes:
- a CDS encoding DUF6760 family protein; amino-acid sequence: MHQEVAFLALHCHWSLQEILDLEHRDRRRWVQEVAQLRGRGSGEG
- a CDS encoding phage tail protein, with translation MATFPEILTNSRFYLELKLDGSKEPVDGYFMECSGFQYSQEVTEIVEVTPQKWGKNGNSRGRLARTKIPGHVTFSNLTLKRGLTTSSSLWDWVEKVEEGNWSEQRQKGSLTIYNQAAKQQVRWEFQRAWPVSYQISDLDVKSGDFNIEEIELAVEDLRRVRVPAS
- a CDS encoding S-adenosyl-l-methionine hydroxide adenosyltransferase family protein; amino-acid sequence: MSALPLVTLLTDFGTQDVYVAVMKGAIASLNPQLAIVDLTHHIPPQDRFAARFQLMNAVPYFPAGTVHVAVVDPGVGTARRGVAIAIAPGFLVGPDNGLFSGVLEQFEAIAAVELTEPTYWRVPQPSSTFHGRDIFAPVGAHLASGVPLNALGRAIDLGSLVELPGLGCDREGDTYVGCIQAIDRFGNAISTIPGEVVRGRQWLAIAAGTAIPVVTTYGDVAVGELAALAGSHGWVEIAVNGGNARDRLRLDYGVKVEVKLENKLGV